In the Kitasatospora terrestris genome, one interval contains:
- a CDS encoding acyl-CoA dehydrogenase family protein — translation MATTPARLDPADLLAVGDLLTDEERLIRDTVRRFTEDRIRPQLADWFERGVFPARELAPELGALGVLGMHLDGYGCTGSSAVEYGVACMELEAADSGLRSFVSVQGSLAMRSIHAFGSEEQKQQWLPDLAAGRAIGCFGLTEPDFGSDPANMRTRARKKGEDWVLSGTKTWITNGSVSDVAVVWAQTDEGVRGFVVPAGAKGFTATDVHGKLSLRASVTSELSFDEVLLPADAVLPGVRGLKGPLSSLNEARYGILWGTVGAARDCYTAALDYAKTRIQFDRPIAGFQLTQQKLVEMMLEVEKAYLVALRIGRLKDEGNSLPAHISFGKLNNVRAALEIARSARTVLGANGITTQYPVLRHANNLESVLTYEGTSEIHTLVLGEAITGEAAYR, via the coding sequence ATGGCCACCACCCCCGCCCGCCTCGATCCGGCCGACCTGCTCGCCGTCGGCGACCTGCTGACCGACGAGGAGCGGCTGATCCGCGATACGGTCCGCCGGTTCACCGAGGACCGGATCCGCCCGCAGCTGGCCGACTGGTTCGAGCGCGGCGTCTTCCCGGCCCGCGAACTCGCCCCCGAACTCGGCGCGTTGGGCGTCCTCGGCATGCACCTCGACGGCTACGGCTGCACCGGCTCCAGCGCCGTCGAGTACGGCGTCGCCTGCATGGAGCTGGAGGCCGCCGACTCCGGACTGCGCAGCTTCGTCTCCGTCCAGGGCTCGCTCGCCATGCGCTCCATCCACGCCTTCGGCAGCGAGGAGCAGAAGCAGCAGTGGCTGCCCGACCTGGCCGCCGGCCGGGCGATCGGCTGCTTCGGCCTGACCGAGCCCGACTTCGGCTCCGACCCGGCCAACATGCGCACCCGGGCCCGGAAGAAGGGCGAGGACTGGGTGCTCAGCGGCACCAAGACGTGGATCACCAACGGCTCGGTGTCGGACGTCGCCGTGGTCTGGGCGCAGACCGACGAGGGCGTGCGCGGCTTCGTGGTGCCCGCCGGGGCCAAGGGCTTCACCGCCACCGACGTGCACGGCAAGCTCTCGCTGCGGGCCTCGGTGACCAGCGAGCTCTCCTTCGACGAGGTGCTGCTGCCGGCCGACGCCGTGCTGCCGGGCGTCCGCGGGCTGAAGGGCCCGCTCTCCTCGCTCAACGAGGCCCGCTACGGCATCCTCTGGGGCACCGTCGGCGCGGCCCGCGACTGCTACACGGCGGCCCTGGACTACGCGAAGACCCGGATCCAGTTCGACCGGCCGATCGCCGGCTTCCAGCTCACCCAGCAGAAGCTGGTCGAGATGATGCTGGAGGTCGAGAAGGCGTACCTGGTCGCCCTGCGGATCGGCCGGCTCAAGGACGAGGGGAACAGCCTCCCCGCGCACATCAGCTTCGGCAAGCTCAACAACGTCCGCGCCGCCCTGGAGATCGCCCGTTCGGCCCGCACCGTCCTCGGCGCCAACGGCATCACCACCCAGTACCCGGTGCTGCGCCACGCCAACAACCTGGAGTCGGTCCTCACCTACGAGGGCACCTCCGAGATCCACACCCTGGTCCTCGGCGAGGCCATCACCGGCGAGGCCGCGTACCGCTGA
- a CDS encoding multidrug effflux MFS transporter, with the protein MTGPTVDAGGDQSTVTEPIPATDRAPGAATVAVLGALVALGPLTTDLYLPALPGLTADLHSTAPAAQLTLTGSLLGLALGQLLFGPLSDRLGRRRPLLVGMAVYTLATVVCALADSMAVLVVGRALQGAAGAAGLVISRAIVRDRLEGVAMIRFLASMGLISGLAPILAPVVGAQLLHVTDWRGTFAVLAVLGALLTAGAALWLRETLPAEKRHGDGLSTTVRAIGGLLRDRPFLGYVLTSTFAFGALFAYVGGSSVVLQTVYGVSPQTYSLIFAVNSIAVVGFTQLNGRVLVQRFSSRSLLIVGLAAAALAGGAVVLFTTAWDVGLAGVWPALFLLMASMGIVLPNSSAQALTMAPHAAGSASALLGTGTFLCGSVVAPLSSAGGHPSALALGAVVLTCAVIALAAYLALCRPQPAETARASV; encoded by the coding sequence ATGACAGGCCCGACCGTCGACGCCGGCGGCGACCAGTCCACCGTGACCGAGCCGATACCCGCCACCGACCGGGCACCGGGCGCGGCCACCGTGGCCGTGCTCGGCGCCCTGGTCGCCCTCGGCCCGCTGACCACCGACCTCTACCTGCCCGCACTGCCCGGCCTCACCGCCGACCTGCACTCCACCGCGCCCGCCGCCCAGCTCACCCTGACCGGGTCGCTGCTCGGCCTCGCGCTCGGCCAGCTGCTGTTCGGCCCGCTCAGCGACCGGCTCGGCCGCCGCCGCCCGCTGCTGGTCGGCATGGCGGTCTACACCCTCGCCACCGTGGTCTGCGCGCTCGCCGACTCGATGGCCGTCCTGGTCGTCGGCCGCGCCCTGCAGGGCGCGGCGGGCGCCGCCGGACTGGTGATCTCCCGCGCCATCGTCCGGGACCGGCTGGAGGGCGTGGCGATGATCCGCTTCCTCGCCTCGATGGGCCTGATCTCCGGCCTCGCCCCGATCCTCGCGCCGGTGGTCGGCGCCCAGCTGCTGCACGTCACCGACTGGCGCGGCACCTTCGCGGTGCTGGCGGTGCTCGGCGCGCTGCTCACCGCGGGCGCGGCCCTGTGGCTGCGGGAGACCCTGCCGGCCGAGAAGCGGCACGGCGACGGTCTGTCCACGACCGTCCGGGCGATCGGCGGGCTGCTGCGCGACCGGCCGTTCCTCGGCTACGTGCTGACCTCCACCTTCGCCTTCGGCGCGCTGTTCGCGTACGTGGGCGGGTCGTCGGTGGTGCTGCAGACGGTGTACGGGGTCTCGCCGCAGACGTACAGCCTGATCTTCGCGGTCAACTCGATCGCCGTGGTGGGCTTCACCCAGCTGAACGGCCGGGTGCTGGTCCAGCGGTTCAGCTCGCGGTCGCTGCTGATCGTCGGGCTGGCGGCGGCCGCGCTGGCGGGCGGCGCGGTGGTGCTCTTCACCACGGCGTGGGACGTGGGCCTGGCGGGCGTGTGGCCGGCGCTGTTCCTGCTGATGGCCAGCATGGGCATCGTGCTGCCGAACTCCAGCGCGCAGGCGCTCACCATGGCGCCGCACGCGGCCGGTTCGGCCTCGGCGCTGCTGGGCACCGGCACCTTCCTGTGCGGCTCGGTGGTCGCCCCCCTGAGCAGCGCCGGCGGCCACCCCTCGGCCCTCGCCCTCGGCGCGGTCGTCCTCACCTGCGCGGTGATCGCCCTGGCCGCCTACCTCGCCCTCTGCCGCCCGCAGCCGGCCGAGACGGCCCGGGCCTCCGTCTAG
- a CDS encoding glycosyl hydrolase family 18 protein: MRLHRPLHALLTAGTLLAASLGLLAAPANAAPAAAGTPLPQHVFAPYFEAWTGQSPAALAAQSGAKHLTMAFLQTQSKGSCTPLWNGDPAMPVAASTFGSDIATIRAGGGDVIPSFGGYTADNTGTELADSCTDVNAVAAAFEKVITTYDITRIDLDIEDNSLANTAGIDRRNKAIKLVEDWAAANGRTVQFGYTLPTTTSGLAASGLNVLKNAVANNARIDVVNLMTFDYYDNAAHDMAADTQTAATGLYNQLAKLYPARTPAQLWGSIGITEMLGIDDFGPAETFTVANATTVYNWAVSKGVNTLSFWALQRDNGGCPGTAGSDSCSGIAQGTWDFTHVFAPFTNGTPATDDFSLALSPAAGSVAPGGSASAALSTAVVSGTAQTVNLAVSGAPAGVTAALSASTVTAGASATLNVTTTASATPGSYPLTVTGTSASGSHSTVYTLTVTGGGTPTRLTNGDLESGTLAPWTCQAGGGLATGPVHAGGGALRVAPTADRTGECGQSVTLAPNTRYTLTAWVQGSYAYLGVRGGATASTWTNSAGWTKLSVPFTTGANGTVTVYLHGWYGQADVYGDDFSVA, from the coding sequence ATGCGACTGCACCGACCCCTGCACGCCCTGCTCACGGCCGGCACCCTGCTGGCCGCCTCGCTGGGCCTGCTCGCCGCACCCGCGAACGCGGCACCCGCCGCGGCCGGCACACCCCTGCCGCAGCACGTCTTCGCCCCCTACTTCGAGGCGTGGACCGGCCAGAGCCCGGCCGCGCTCGCCGCCCAGTCGGGGGCCAAGCACCTCACCATGGCGTTCCTCCAGACCCAGAGCAAGGGCTCCTGCACCCCGCTGTGGAACGGCGACCCGGCGATGCCGGTGGCCGCCTCCACCTTCGGCTCCGACATCGCCACGATCCGGGCGGGCGGCGGCGACGTCATCCCCTCCTTCGGCGGCTACACCGCCGACAACACCGGCACCGAACTCGCCGACAGCTGCACCGACGTCAACGCCGTCGCGGCCGCCTTCGAGAAGGTGATCACCACCTACGACATCACCCGGATCGACCTGGACATCGAGGACAACTCGCTGGCCAACACCGCCGGCATCGACCGCCGCAACAAGGCGATCAAGCTGGTCGAGGACTGGGCCGCCGCCAACGGCCGCACCGTGCAGTTCGGCTACACCCTGCCGACGACCACCTCGGGCCTGGCGGCCAGCGGCCTCAACGTGCTGAAGAACGCGGTCGCCAACAACGCGCGGATCGACGTCGTCAACCTGATGACCTTCGACTACTACGACAACGCCGCGCACGACATGGCCGCCGACACCCAGACCGCCGCGACCGGCCTGTACAACCAGCTCGCCAAGCTCTACCCGGCCAGGACGCCCGCGCAGCTGTGGGGTTCGATCGGCATCACCGAGATGCTGGGCATCGACGACTTCGGCCCGGCCGAGACCTTCACCGTCGCCAACGCCACCACCGTCTACAACTGGGCCGTCTCCAAGGGCGTCAACACCCTCTCCTTCTGGGCCCTGCAGCGCGACAACGGCGGCTGCCCCGGCACGGCCGGCTCGGACAGCTGCTCCGGCATCGCCCAGGGCACCTGGGACTTCACCCACGTCTTCGCGCCGTTCACCAACGGCACCCCGGCCACCGACGACTTCTCGCTCGCGCTGAGCCCGGCCGCCGGCTCGGTCGCGCCCGGCGGCTCGGCCTCCGCCGCGCTGTCCACCGCCGTGGTCTCCGGCACCGCGCAGACCGTCAACCTCGCGGTGAGCGGCGCCCCGGCGGGCGTCACCGCCGCGCTCAGCGCCTCCACCGTGACCGCCGGTGCGAGCGCCACGCTCAACGTCACCACCACCGCCTCGGCCACCCCTGGCAGCTACCCGCTGACCGTCACCGGCACCTCCGCGAGCGGCAGCCACTCGACGGTCTACACCCTGACCGTCACCGGCGGCGGCACCCCGACCCGACTCACCAACGGCGACCTGGAGTCCGGCACGCTCGCCCCGTGGACCTGCCAGGCCGGCGGCGGCCTCGCCACCGGCCCGGTGCACGCCGGCGGCGGCGCCCTGCGGGTCGCCCCGACCGCGGACCGGACCGGCGAGTGCGGCCAGAGCGTCACGCTCGCGCCCAACACCCGCTACACGCTCACCGCGTGGGTCCAGGGCAGCTACGCCTACCTCGGCGTCCGGGGCGGCGCCACCGCCTCCACCTGGACCAACTCGGCCGGCTGGACCAAGCTGAGCGTCCCGTTCACCACCGGCGCCAACGGCACCGTCACCGTGTACCTGCACGGCTGGTACGGCCAGGCCGACGTCTACGGCGACGACTTCTCCGTCGCCTGA
- a CDS encoding ABC transporter substrate-binding protein has product MTTRLVRTLTAAALVLGAAACSSSAGGDPLAAGGSGAPRSGGSTVVVGSANFPENVLLASVYSQALKAKGVKVEEKFNIGSREVLYGQLQSGALTVLPEYNGALLGYLDAKSTASGTEQVNAALKEKLPSALGILDSAAAEDKDSLTVSKETADRLGLKSVADLAGKSGELAVGGPPEFKSRREQQFKDVYGLTFKEWKPTGDTTANALKDGGIQVGNVFTTDPRIVQFGLVPLADPKNLFSVQNVTPLVNRAGVDATASAALNAVSAKLDTAGLTALMKRVSVDKEDPSAVAKDWLKTNGLG; this is encoded by the coding sequence ATGACGACCCGTCTGGTACGTACGCTGACCGCGGCCGCCCTGGTCCTGGGCGCGGCGGCCTGCTCGTCCTCCGCCGGCGGCGACCCGCTGGCCGCGGGCGGCTCCGGCGCTCCCCGGTCCGGCGGTTCGACGGTGGTGGTCGGCTCGGCCAACTTCCCGGAGAACGTGCTGCTGGCGTCGGTCTACTCGCAGGCGCTGAAGGCCAAGGGCGTGAAGGTCGAGGAGAAGTTCAACATCGGCAGCCGCGAGGTGCTGTACGGGCAGCTGCAGAGCGGTGCGCTGACCGTGCTGCCGGAGTACAACGGCGCACTGCTGGGCTACCTGGACGCGAAGAGCACCGCGTCCGGCACCGAGCAGGTCAACGCCGCGCTGAAGGAGAAGCTGCCGTCGGCGCTCGGCATCCTGGACTCGGCGGCCGCCGAGGACAAGGACTCGCTGACCGTCAGCAAGGAGACCGCCGACCGGCTCGGGCTGAAGAGCGTCGCCGATCTGGCGGGCAAGTCGGGCGAGTTGGCGGTCGGCGGCCCGCCGGAGTTCAAGTCGCGGCGGGAGCAGCAGTTCAAGGACGTCTACGGGCTGACCTTCAAGGAGTGGAAGCCCACCGGCGACACCACGGCCAACGCGCTGAAGGACGGCGGGATCCAGGTGGGCAACGTGTTCACCACCGACCCGCGGATCGTCCAGTTCGGGCTGGTCCCGCTGGCCGACCCGAAGAACCTGTTCAGCGTCCAGAACGTCACCCCGCTGGTCAACAGGGCGGGGGTGGACGCCACCGCGAGCGCGGCGCTCAACGCGGTCTCGGCGAAGCTGGACACCGCCGGGCTGACCGCGCTGATGAAGCGGGTCTCGGTGGACAAGGAGGACCCCTCGGCGGTCGCCAAGGACTGGCTGAAGACCAACGGCCTCGGCTGA
- a CDS encoding ABC transporter permease encodes MNWLAWINDFLADPAHHAGPDSIAVRVSEHLAFTAQALFWAALPAVPLGLLIGYTGRGVVAVTALTGIARALPTLGLVTLAVLLVGVGELSVLVPLVALAAPPLLVAAAEGVRSTDPEVRDAARGIGLSHPQTLLRVCLPTALPTLLAGLRTATVQVIATATIAAYAGLGGLGRYVVDGLATRNFATTLGGALLVVLLAVAAQLLFAVLIRAAEPPGTGAARTPTGRTDRSTRTHHEELI; translated from the coding sequence GTGAACTGGCTGGCCTGGATCAACGACTTCCTCGCCGACCCCGCGCACCACGCGGGCCCCGATTCGATCGCCGTCCGGGTCTCGGAGCATCTGGCGTTCACCGCCCAGGCCCTGTTCTGGGCGGCGCTGCCGGCCGTCCCGCTGGGGCTGCTGATCGGCTACACCGGCCGGGGCGTCGTCGCGGTGACGGCGCTGACCGGCATCGCCCGGGCGCTGCCGACGCTGGGCCTGGTGACGCTGGCGGTGCTGCTCGTGGGCGTCGGTGAGCTCTCGGTCCTGGTGCCGCTGGTGGCACTGGCCGCGCCGCCGCTGCTGGTGGCGGCCGCGGAGGGCGTCCGCTCCACCGACCCGGAGGTCCGGGACGCGGCGCGCGGCATCGGGCTGTCCCATCCGCAGACGCTGCTGCGGGTCTGCCTGCCGACCGCGCTGCCGACGCTGCTGGCGGGCCTGCGGACCGCGACCGTCCAGGTGATCGCGACGGCGACGATCGCCGCGTACGCGGGGCTCGGCGGTCTGGGCCGGTACGTGGTGGACGGCCTGGCCACCCGGAACTTCGCCACCACGCTCGGCGGCGCCCTGCTGGTCGTCCTGCTGGCGGTGGCCGCCCAACTGCTGTTCGCCGTGCTGATCCGCGCGGCGGAGCCGCCCGGCACCGGGGCCGCGCGCACCCCCACCGGCCGTACTGACCGTTCAACCCGCACTCACCACGAGGAACTGATATGA
- a CDS encoding ABC transporter permease → MDGEPLVRWPWIGSHLAYLSSLTADHAVIALVPVAVALALAVPLGLACTRFPRLYQPLAAVFNVVYALPSLAVFVVLIPYTGLAEMATVMIPLTFYAVAVLLPTTVDGLRTVPDPVRQAATAMGYGPWHRLAAVELPAALPFLVAGLRVAAVSSISLAAVGALIGRGGLGYLFIDGFQRTFPTPIVAGIVLVVLLALAVDLLLVLAGRLLAPWATRGGAR, encoded by the coding sequence ATGGACGGTGAGCCCCTGGTGCGGTGGCCGTGGATCGGGAGCCATCTGGCCTACCTCTCCTCCCTCACCGCCGACCACGCCGTGATCGCCCTCGTCCCGGTGGCCGTCGCGCTGGCGCTGGCCGTCCCGCTCGGCCTGGCGTGCACGCGGTTCCCGCGGCTCTACCAGCCGCTCGCCGCCGTCTTCAACGTCGTCTACGCGCTGCCGTCGCTGGCGGTCTTCGTGGTCCTGATCCCGTACACGGGCCTGGCCGAGATGGCCACCGTGATGATCCCGTTGACGTTCTACGCGGTCGCGGTGCTGCTGCCCACCACGGTGGACGGCCTGCGGACGGTGCCGGATCCGGTCCGGCAGGCGGCTACCGCGATGGGCTACGGGCCGTGGCACCGCCTGGCGGCCGTCGAACTGCCGGCCGCGCTGCCGTTCCTGGTGGCGGGTCTGCGGGTGGCAGCGGTGTCGAGCATCTCGCTCGCGGCCGTCGGCGCGCTGATCGGCCGGGGCGGCCTGGGCTACCTGTTCATCGACGGCTTCCAGCGGACGTTCCCGACGCCGATCGTCGCGGGCATCGTGCTGGTGGTGCTGCTCGCGCTGGCGGTGGACCTGCTGCTGGTGCTGGCGGGCCGGCTGCTCGCTCCGTGGGCGACGAGGGGCGGTGCCCGGTGA
- a CDS encoding ABC transporter ATP-binding protein, which translates to MITFDGAAKRHPDGTTAVRGLDLDVPAGQITVLVGPSGCGKTTILRMVNRMVEPTAGRVLLDGADVSALPPAQLRRGIGYVIQQAGLFPHRRVVDNVATVPRLLGWDRRRARARAAELLELVGLEPELGRRYPAQLSGGQQQRVGVARALAADPPVLLMDEPFSAVDPLVRTGLQEELLRLQSELHKTVLFVTHDIEEAVRLGDRVVVLRKHGEIAQLADPHTLLTRPADDGVAAFLGRDRGLRGLGLRPADHIELLPVGHPAQHDWELALDPDGRPLGWRGPTGLHPAPSFHPGRDTLRTALDAAVLSPTGLALALTPDHRPLGLATRTAVVTALDAAPPQAAAPRTVEARAALPGAVAHASPDGGPHGR; encoded by the coding sequence GTGATCACATTCGACGGCGCCGCCAAGCGCCACCCGGACGGCACCACCGCCGTCCGGGGCCTCGACCTCGACGTCCCCGCCGGGCAGATCACCGTGCTGGTCGGCCCGTCCGGCTGCGGCAAGACCACCATCCTGCGGATGGTCAACCGCATGGTGGAACCCACCGCCGGCCGGGTGCTGCTGGACGGCGCCGACGTCTCCGCCCTGCCGCCCGCACAGCTGCGCCGCGGCATCGGCTACGTGATCCAGCAGGCCGGGCTGTTCCCGCACCGGCGCGTCGTCGACAACGTCGCCACCGTGCCGCGCCTGCTCGGCTGGGACCGCCGGCGGGCCCGCGCCCGCGCCGCCGAGCTCCTCGAACTCGTCGGCCTCGAACCGGAACTCGGCCGCCGCTACCCCGCCCAGCTGTCCGGCGGACAGCAGCAGCGGGTCGGCGTGGCCCGGGCGCTCGCCGCGGACCCGCCCGTACTGCTGATGGACGAACCCTTCAGCGCCGTCGACCCGCTGGTCCGCACCGGGCTGCAGGAGGAACTGCTCCGCCTCCAGTCCGAGTTGCACAAGACCGTGCTCTTCGTCACCCACGACATCGAGGAAGCCGTCCGGCTCGGCGACCGGGTCGTGGTCCTGCGCAAGCACGGCGAGATCGCCCAACTCGCCGACCCGCACACCCTGCTGACCCGGCCCGCGGACGACGGCGTGGCCGCGTTCCTCGGCCGCGACCGCGGCCTGCGGGGCCTCGGCCTGCGGCCCGCCGACCACATCGAACTCCTTCCCGTCGGCCACCCCGCCCAGCACGACTGGGAGCTCGCCCTCGACCCCGACGGCCGTCCCCTCGGCTGGCGGGGCCCCACCGGCCTCCACCCCGCTCCCTCCTTCCACCCCGGCCGCGACACCCTGCGCACCGCCCTCGACGCCGCCGTCCTCTCCCCCACCGGCCTCGCCCTCGCCCTCACCCCCGACCACCGCCCCCTCGGCCTCGCCACCCGCACCGCCGTCGTCACCGCCCTCGACGCCGCCCCGCCACAGGCGGCCGCGCCCCGCACCGTCGAGGCCCGAGCCGCCCTGCCGGGCGCGGTCGCGCACGCCTCCCCGGACGGGGGCCCCCATGGACGGTGA
- a CDS encoding rhodanese-like domain-containing protein, with product MSVDELLARARAGVRRPGPHETRQAVAGGALLVDIRPAAQRAEEGGIPGALIIERNVLEWRLEPGGAYRIPEATGPDQAVIVVCSEGYASSFAAATLRELGLHRATDLDGGFRAWAAAGLPTTRPAPGHAAEFPDGAST from the coding sequence GTGAGCGTCGACGAACTGCTGGCCCGGGCCCGAGCGGGGGTCCGCCGGCCCGGCCCGCACGAGACCCGGCAGGCGGTCGCCGGCGGCGCGCTGCTGGTCGACATCCGCCCCGCCGCGCAGCGCGCCGAGGAGGGCGGCATCCCCGGCGCCCTGATCATCGAACGCAACGTCCTGGAATGGCGGTTGGAGCCCGGCGGGGCGTACCGGATCCCCGAGGCCACCGGCCCGGACCAGGCCGTGATCGTGGTCTGCTCGGAGGGCTACGCCTCCAGCTTCGCCGCGGCCACCCTGCGCGAACTCGGCCTGCACCGGGCCACCGACCTGGACGGCGGGTTCCGCGCCTGGGCGGCGGCCGGCCTCCCGACGACCCGTCCAGCACCCGGACACGCCGCCGAATTCCCTGACGGGGCGTCGACCTGA
- a CDS encoding cysteine dioxygenase family protein has protein sequence MPVDLASPHAVKPLSPNALRAIVRDLAERPEEWIHRVRLAHADRWYERLVAADDHEVWLISWLPGQSTGFHDHGGARGAFTVALGELEELALAGPDHGLTVRRLASGAHRAFGPQYLHDVRNTSTGPAVTLHAYSPPLSTMSRYELRAGGLVRTAVEGPEQW, from the coding sequence ATGCCTGTCGACCTGGCGTCCCCGCACGCCGTCAAGCCGCTCTCGCCCAACGCCCTGCGCGCGATCGTCCGGGATCTCGCCGAACGCCCCGAGGAGTGGATCCACCGGGTCCGCCTCGCCCACGCCGACCGCTGGTACGAACGGCTGGTCGCCGCCGACGACCACGAGGTGTGGCTGATCAGCTGGCTGCCCGGCCAGTCCACCGGCTTCCACGACCACGGCGGGGCCCGCGGCGCCTTCACCGTCGCCCTCGGCGAGCTGGAGGAGCTCGCCCTCGCCGGGCCCGACCACGGCCTGACGGTCCGTCGCCTGGCGTCCGGCGCGCACCGCGCGTTCGGCCCGCAGTACCTGCACGACGTCCGCAACACCTCCACCGGTCCGGCGGTCACCCTGCACGCGTACTCGCCGCCGCTCAGCACGATGTCCCGGTACGAGCTGCGGGCCGGCGGCCTGGTCCGCACCGCGGTGGAGGGACCGGAGCAGTGGTGA
- a CDS encoding sigma-70 family RNA polymerase sigma factor: MDQDELLAARFEEHRGRLRAVAYRMLGSLGEAEDAVQEAWFRLHRADVSEVRNLAAWLTTVVGRVCLDLLRSRTSRREDPLEWEAHLPDPVISGPDGVDPEQQALLADSVGLALLVVLDRLPPAERLAFVLHDMFAVPFEDIAEIVDKSPAATRQLASRARRKVQGAGTPDADLARQAEVVDAFLVAARGGDFEALVALLDPDVVLRVDTGVSAIIRRGAAEVAGQAVLFRAAAQVSRRVLVNGLPGMVALPDGGAAQSVMGLTVRDGRIVEMYIIADPERLAGLDLSRL, encoded by the coding sequence ATGGACCAGGATGAACTGCTCGCCGCGCGCTTCGAGGAGCACCGCGGCCGGCTGCGCGCGGTGGCCTACCGGATGCTCGGCTCGCTCGGCGAGGCGGAGGACGCGGTCCAGGAGGCGTGGTTCCGGCTGCACCGCGCGGACGTCTCGGAGGTGCGCAACCTCGCGGCGTGGCTGACCACCGTGGTCGGCCGGGTCTGCCTGGACCTGCTGCGCTCGCGCACCTCCCGCCGGGAGGACCCGCTGGAGTGGGAGGCGCACCTGCCGGACCCGGTGATCAGCGGCCCGGACGGGGTCGACCCGGAGCAGCAGGCGCTGCTCGCCGACTCGGTGGGCCTGGCGCTGCTGGTGGTGCTGGACCGGCTGCCGCCGGCCGAGCGGCTGGCGTTCGTGCTGCACGACATGTTCGCCGTGCCGTTCGAGGACATCGCCGAGATCGTGGACAAGTCCCCTGCGGCGACCCGGCAGTTGGCCAGCCGGGCGCGGCGGAAGGTGCAGGGCGCCGGTACCCCCGACGCGGACCTCGCCCGGCAGGCGGAGGTGGTCGACGCGTTCCTGGTGGCCGCCCGCGGCGGGGACTTCGAGGCGCTGGTGGCGCTGCTCGACCCGGACGTGGTGCTGCGGGTGGACACCGGGGTGTCCGCGATCATCCGCCGGGGCGCGGCCGAGGTCGCCGGCCAGGCGGTGCTGTTCCGCGCGGCCGCGCAGGTCTCCCGGCGGGTGCTGGTCAACGGCCTGCCCGGGATGGTGGCGCTGCCGGACGGCGGCGCCGCGCAGTCGGTGATGGGCCTGACCGTCCGGGACGGCCGGATCGTCGAGATGTACATCATCGCCGACCCGGAGCGGCTGGCCGGGCTGGACCTCTCCCGGCTCTGA